The Thalassotalea sp. 273M-4 genome includes a region encoding these proteins:
- a CDS encoding OadG family protein: MGYLSTVFVEALMLLAVGMGFVFAFLSLLIIAINLLAKFSAHFPDEIPHSKNISNEATVPDVVSSKVVAAISVAIAQYRKEQKPKE; this comes from the coding sequence ATGGGATATTTATCAACTGTTTTTGTTGAGGCGTTAATGTTATTAGCGGTAGGTATGGGATTTGTCTTCGCATTCTTATCATTATTGATTATTGCTATAAATTTATTGGCAAAATTTTCTGCTCATTTCCCCGATGAAATCCCCCACTCTAAAAATATTTCTAACGAGGCCACAGTACCAGATGTTGTTTCGTCAAAGGTTGTTGCGGCTATCAGTGTTGCCATAGCTCAATACCGAAAAGAACAAAAGCCCAAGGAGTAA